A single window of Trichocoleus sp. FACHB-46 DNA harbors:
- a CDS encoding GrpB family protein: MLRQPVFLHPLQNCTTRLGYAYWLDNPDPEWMFFVKGLPPNGPRTHHLHMVEPDSVLWERLLFRDYLRKHADEAARYAQLKYHLAQRFFSDREA; this comes from the coding sequence ATGTTGAGACAACCTGTTTTTCTACATCCTTTACAAAATTGCACTACCCGCTTGGGCTATGCTTACTGGTTGGATAATCCCGACCCTGAATGGATGTTCTTTGTCAAAGGATTACCCCCCAACGGTCCACGCACTCATCATCTCCATATGGTTGAACCAGACAGCGTTTTGTGGGAGCGCTTGTTGTTTCGAGACTACCTCCGCAAGCATGCAGATGAAGCTGCACGTTATGCGCAATTGAAGTACCATCTTGCTCAACGCTTCTTCAGCGATCGAGAAGCATAA